One window of candidate division WOR-3 bacterium genomic DNA carries:
- a CDS encoding Flp family type IVb pilin gives MKKKSFLREENGASAVEYAMLIGLISLYSFAAYRALSKVTYLVIKNMWSQLTKAGG, from the coding sequence ATGAAAAAGAAAAGTTTTTTAAGAGAAGAGAATGGTGCATCAGCAGTTGAATATGCGATGCTTATAGGACTTATTTCTCTTTATTCCTTTGCTGCTTATAGGGCACTTTCTAAAGTGACTTATCTGGTGATAAAAAATATGTGGAGTCAACTGACAAAAGCAGGGGGGTAA
- a CDS encoding TadE family protein produces the protein MSKKRKGQVMVEAAIGMALFLMLTLGAIETARFALRRIQITYASFQANRVAIVNKGDTTAVRKALQSISTHIKDAKFELKDEGDEYSLVVRKTFHPLIPFVNVDSLVFVGYSRLTKGHFQNKEFPYKYKGYSTYYPALWNSSDMEDEKEAGILTYDRYLRAFIRCENNRYERWNPGWGPFGEYGGGGEAEVKVGGKDEHNDPFHLGTWYPPYGILRNKNPEKDRTGNQALIDQYYFVEAMLIGPSFSPFLTFYPENKPYWSRAITGFGHGNNISKGSDAHPYRGDFLEYFYSQGYAIPGWFGFWPRYEALWWTPVGCADLVTGIYYIGMGNQWFSDPWGEYYKDEDNYISGWGTAYADACWDPIDTPWGCIPGAGVGDDFQFTIFNGWFANYRGTGSPWDWKGTRRLYDAAFYVATFNEIEWIYMVEGFMVDHPDHGKSLPFKDDLRGWGTKWDCLWYESPWDEWDGTEKQ, from the coding sequence ATGAGTAAAAAGAGAAAAGGTCAGGTAATGGTAGAGGCAGCAATTGGTATGGCTTTATTTTTGATGCTTACTCTTGGTGCCATTGAAACAGCGAGATTTGCTTTGAGGAGAATTCAGATTACTTATGCATCCTTTCAGGCAAATAGGGTTGCTATTGTTAATAAGGGTGATACGACTGCTGTTAGAAAGGCACTTCAATCTATTTCAACACACATAAAAGATGCTAAATTTGAATTAAAGGATGAAGGAGATGAATACTCTTTAGTTGTTAGAAAAACCTTTCACCCCTTGATTCCTTTTGTTAATGTGGATTCATTAGTTTTTGTAGGTTATTCAAGACTTACAAAAGGTCATTTTCAGAATAAGGAATTTCCTTATAAATATAAAGGTTACAGCACATATTATCCTGCTTTATGGAATTCTTCAGATATGGAAGATGAAAAGGAAGCTGGAATTTTAACTTATGACAGGTATTTAAGGGCTTTTATAAGGTGTGAGAATAATAGGTATGAGAGATGGAATCCCGGGTGGGGACCTTTTGGGGAATATGGTGGTGGAGGTGAAGCAGAAGTCAAGGTTGGTGGAAAGGATGAACATAATGATCCTTTTCATCTTGGAACATGGTATCCTCCTTATGGAATTTTGAGAAATAAGAATCCTGAGAAGGATAGAACAGGAAATCAGGCTTTAATTGACCAGTATTATTTTGTTGAAGCAATGTTAATAGGACCATCTTTTTCTCCCTTTTTGACTTTTTATCCTGAAAATAAACCTTACTGGTCAAGGGCAATTACTGGATTTGGTCATGGTAATAATATAAGTAAGGGTAGTGATGCTCATCCTTACAGGGGGGATTTCCTGGAATATTTTTATTCTCAGGGATATGCTATACCCGGATGGTTTGGTTTCTGGCCAAGGTATGAGGCATTGTGGTGGACACCTGTTGGTTGTGCTGACCTTGTTACAGGAATTTACTATATAGGAATGGGTAATCAGTGGTTTTCAGATCCATGGGGAGAGTATTACAAAGATGAGGACAATTATATTTCAGGATGGGGAACAGCATATGCTGATGCCTGTTGGGATCCGATTGATACTCCATGGGGATGTATTCCTGGAGCAGGAGTTGGTGATGATTTTCAATTTACAATTTTTAATGGATGGTTTGCAAATTACAGGGGAACTGGCTCACCCTGGGATTGGAAAGGAACAAGGAGACTTTACGATGCTGCCTTTTATGTAGCTACTTTTAATGAGATTGAATGGATATATATGGTTGAAGGTTTTATGGTAGATCATCCTGATCATGGAAAATCTCTTCCTTTTAAGGATGATTTAAGGGGATGGGGGACAAAGTGGGATTGTTTATGGTATGAGAGCCCATGGGATGAGTGGGATGGCACAGAAAAACAATAA
- a CDS encoding Flp family type IVb pilin: MKSFFKKYYKNEIFRKYYKNEKGATAVEYAMIIGLIALFAFAAYKALGKEVHRIIVWMKFKFMTIHAGPE, encoded by the coding sequence ATGAAAAGTTTTTTTAAGAAATATTATAAGAATGAGATTTTTAGGAAATATTATAAAAATGAGAAAGGTGCTACTGCTGTTGAGTATGCAATGATTATAGGTTTGATAGCATTATTTGCTTTTGCAGCTTATAAGGCACTTGGAAAAGAGGTACATAGGATAATTGTATGGATGAAGTTTAAATTTATGACTATCCATGCTGGTCCTGAATGA
- a CDS encoding TadE family protein, with product MKGNKIKLNKRKGTFLVELAIILPIFVLLLSWIFMLGMILHRKQVVTLAARAGAQYAVYPDPVYSERMAKMGVWMALSQGKRDEVEKRVKDVLKRNGLNPDKAKINIDWFPVPFVPPFKEGSVQNPGQNGRATVHALYTDMLGGNNCETRCHSGLVRQELKREFDDVPRYRYTEYRIPCDIWVVRVRVEYPLGESILNLLNPIFRSVGFRGDLKQGKAIASCAFPAPMPFVHVVSKTPPLFKALFDISTYFK from the coding sequence ATGAAGGGTAATAAGATAAAATTAAATAAGAGGAAAGGAACATTTCTTGTAGAACTTGCGATCATACTTCCTATTTTTGTTTTACTTTTATCCTGGATTTTTATGTTAGGAATGATATTGCACAGGAAGCAGGTAGTTACACTTGCAGCAAGAGCAGGGGCTCAGTATGCTGTTTATCCTGATCCTGTTTATAGTGAGCGTATGGCAAAAATGGGTGTATGGATGGCTCTCTCTCAGGGTAAAAGAGATGAGGTTGAAAAGAGGGTTAAAGATGTTTTAAAAAGGAATGGTTTAAATCCAGATAAGGCAAAAATAAATATTGATTGGTTCCCTGTTCCTTTTGTTCCTCCTTTTAAAGAAGGAAGTGTTCAAAATCCTGGTCAAAACGGAAGAGCAACAGTTCATGCTCTTTACACAGACATGTTAGGTGGAAACAACTGTGAAACAAGATGCCATTCGGGACTTGTCAGACAGGAACTTAAGAGAGAGTTTGACGATGTTCCAAGGTATAGATACACAGAATACAGAATTCCATGTGATATATGGGTTGTTAGGGTAAGGGTGGAATATCCACTTGGAGAATCAATACTCAATCTTTTAAATCCCATATTTAGATCAGTAGGGTTTAGGGGTGATTTAAAACAAGGAAAAGCTATTGCAAGTTGTGCATTTCCTGCTCCTATGCCTTTTGTTCATGTTGTTTCAAAAACACCACCCTTATTTAAAGCATTATTTGACATTTCGACATACTTTAAGTAG
- a CDS encoding Tad domain-containing protein gives MKKRKGAILVFGIFFMLIVFAVMGYVYEMGRMTIAKMRAQNAADASAMGAQTVLSNLRNIATTHYMTADLFRRIAVTTTSRDFPLSMPWLYIGLIGYSWYKKDLFVNDLPDETAANFVKLYHFLFHIQDFAVTRMLAAYDSKIFFRDFIKEEAENHFPVTRNRMKWVAWFMSYFNLYDENQVEGNEIGWVNLRFDKEGPGWAPPGLRVDYGEEVDGPHPHRRIRNKQDEIEMNKKLGRAYSEAYVVIPPSNFLMRTFVSRNWGKIGAIKEPFSFLEGFPFVVRSDAASGPKEIPIRIGLPENIPLISSLSEDGYWSFPQLIPTIRVEGNNPIEGQWPYH, from the coding sequence ATGAAGAAAAGAAAAGGTGCAATTTTAGTTTTTGGTATATTTTTTATGTTGATAGTTTTTGCTGTAATGGGTTATGTTTATGAAATGGGAAGAATGACAATTGCAAAGATGAGGGCACAGAATGCAGCTGATGCATCTGCTATGGGAGCTCAAACTGTTCTTTCCAATTTAAGGAATATAGCAACAACTCATTATATGACAGCAGATCTTTTCAGAAGAATTGCAGTTACGACAACATCAAGAGATTTTCCCTTAAGTATGCCATGGTTATATATAGGTCTTATAGGATATTCCTGGTATAAGAAAGATCTTTTTGTTAATGATTTACCGGATGAAACTGCTGCAAACTTTGTTAAACTTTATCATTTTCTTTTCCATATTCAGGATTTTGCTGTTACAAGAATGCTTGCTGCTTATGATTCCAAAATATTTTTCAGAGATTTTATAAAAGAGGAAGCAGAAAATCATTTTCCAGTTACAAGAAATAGAATGAAATGGGTTGCGTGGTTTATGAGTTACTTTAATTTATATGATGAGAATCAGGTTGAAGGTAATGAAATTGGATGGGTCAATCTAAGATTTGATAAGGAAGGTCCAGGGTGGGCTCCACCTGGTTTAAGGGTTGATTATGGTGAGGAAGTTGATGGGCCTCACCCCCATAGAAGAATAAGAAATAAGCAGGATGAGATTGAAATGAATAAAAAACTTGGTAGAGCTTACAGTGAAGCTTATGTCGTTATACCACCTTCAAATTTTTTGATGAGGACTTTTGTTTCAAGAAACTGGGGTAAGATTGGTGCTATTAAAGAACCTTTCAGTTTTCTTGAAGGTTTTCCATTTGTTGTGAGGAGTGATGCTGCTTCTGGTCCTAAAGAAATTCCTATAAGAATAGGACTTCCTGAAAATATACCTTTAATAAGCTCACTTTCTGAAGATGGATACTGGAGTTTTCCACAGCTTATACCTACGATAAGAGTAGAAGGTAATAACCCAATTGAGGGTCAATGGCCTTATCATTAA
- the cpaB gene encoding Flp pilus assembly protein CpaB, with translation MRPNVRRLLIALSLAGIASLLLISYIQDVERKTLMKGAPERVLVAKKDISSRTIISEDLVEYREIPKPFIEPLAVSNIGEIIGMVAITDIRKGEQITKNLLLPLQTWTVLSSLIPEGYRAITIHVDEVSGVGGLILPGDEVDVVATFSLEDLRRYIPEQELERYLRSPQLYRVKGPYSSFATITYKAVRVLAVGRSLLALPPTVTEKKTGFMGMPETYEAGSVSSVTFAVPKEIAKELALLEKVANIRLVLRSVREIKLPGEDTIIEKPLTVFDILEKYTPKPKPKKVAKAAQTSQVSPYSYINIYKRTDLEQVKLRGSEVVEQKPWEEGRRERFEPGKIMETFMGSYMKGIENVLKQAGVKVPANLQVPCDTCF, from the coding sequence ATGAGACCAAATGTAAGGAGACTTTTAATAGCCTTATCTTTGGCTGGGATAGCTTCTCTTTTATTAATAAGCTATATTCAGGATGTGGAAAGGAAGACTTTAATGAAGGGTGCCCCTGAGAGAGTTCTTGTAGCAAAAAAAGATATAAGCTCAAGAACAATTATTTCAGAAGATCTAGTGGAATACAGGGAAATTCCTAAACCATTTATAGAACCACTTGCGGTTTCAAATATTGGTGAAATTATCGGAATGGTTGCAATTACTGATATAAGGAAAGGGGAACAAATAACAAAAAATTTACTCTTACCTTTACAGACTTGGACAGTTCTTTCTTCCCTTATACCTGAAGGTTATAGAGCTATAACAATTCATGTAGATGAGGTTTCAGGAGTCGGAGGGTTAATACTTCCTGGAGATGAGGTAGATGTAGTAGCAACCTTTTCTCTTGAAGATTTAAGGAGATACATTCCAGAACAAGAGCTTGAACGATATTTAAGAAGTCCTCAGCTTTACAGGGTAAAAGGACCATATTCTTCTTTTGCGACAATTACATATAAGGCAGTTAGGGTACTTGCAGTTGGAAGATCACTTCTTGCTTTACCACCAACAGTTACAGAGAAAAAAACTGGTTTTATGGGAATGCCAGAAACATATGAAGCGGGAAGTGTTTCATCTGTGACTTTTGCGGTTCCAAAGGAAATCGCAAAAGAACTTGCTCTTCTTGAAAAAGTTGCAAATATTAGACTTGTTTTGAGGTCTGTGAGAGAGATAAAACTTCCGGGTGAAGATACAATAATAGAGAAACCATTAACTGTATTTGATATTTTAGAAAAATATACTCCAAAGCCAAAACCCAAAAAAGTTGCGAAGGCAGCACAAACCTCCCAGGTTTCTCCTTATTCTTATATAAATATATATAAAAGAACGGATTTGGAACAGGTAAAACTAAGAGGAAGTGAAGTAGTTGAACAAAAACCTTGGGAAGAAGGAAGAAGGGAAAGATTTGAACCTGGTAAAATTATGGAAACCTTTATGGGTTCTTATATGAAAGGAATAGAAAATGTTTTAAAACAGGCAGGTGTTAAAGTCCCTGCTAATTTACAAGTTCCCTGCGATACCTGTTTCTGA
- a CDS encoding A24 family peptidase has protein sequence MIYDIIKFQIVGLVVIISVYTDLKYGKIFNKLTFPFFFTGFLYNFMFKGFSGLVSSFIGFLVSFIPFFIFFQLGGVGGGDVKLLAGIGSWVGYPEVLWIIFMTSISGLFISILVSLFKGKIEFVLKGAFREGKESVRNFIFSLIAKNPEFLDKNREFKLYVPYSLAIASGTFLGLIINFSL, from the coding sequence ATGATTTATGATATTATTAAATTTCAGATTGTTGGACTTGTTGTGATAATTTCTGTATATACAGATTTAAAATACGGTAAGATTTTTAATAAATTGACATTCCCTTTCTTTTTTACAGGATTTCTTTATAACTTTATGTTTAAAGGATTTTCTGGTTTAGTTTCTTCCTTTATAGGTTTTTTGGTATCTTTTATTCCCTTTTTTATTTTTTTTCAACTGGGTGGTGTTGGTGGTGGTGATGTGAAACTTCTTGCAGGTATAGGTTCCTGGGTTGGTTATCCTGAGGTTCTTTGGATTATTTTTATGACTTCTATTTCTGGTCTTTTTATATCTATCTTGGTGAGTCTTTTTAAGGGTAAAATTGAATTTGTTTTAAAGGGTGCTTTTAGGGAAGGAAAAGAAAGTGTTAGAAATTTTATCTTTTCTCTTATTGCAAAAAATCCAGAATTTTTGGATAAAAATAGGGAATTTAAACTTTATGTTCCCTATTCTTTAGCAATAGCATCTGGGACCTTTTTAGGTTTAATAATTAATTTTTCACTATGA
- a CDS encoding Flp family type IVb pilin — translation MKFLRCERGATAVEYAMIIGLIALFAFAAYRALGQQVQRIISLMWRQMTSASAGPE, via the coding sequence ATGAAGTTTTTAAGGTGTGAGAGAGGAGCTACAGCAGTGGAGTATGCGATGATAATAGGGCTTATAGCCCTATTTGCTTTTGCTGCATATAGGGCTCTGGGACAGCAGGTTCAAAGGATAATAAGTCTAATGTGGAGGCAGATGACGAGTGCTTCTGCTGGTCCTGAATAA
- a CDS encoding nidogen-like domain-containing protein, which yields MYLFFLISFISLNGDFNRVYTPSKELLKPCAKYAPSYATEILNSEFGNSVDVLFGNFGFPRLISNFELSVPGKNGLEKAYNFLSLKGEVLGIDYKYLSLINSIEDELGYTHVSFEEVINGIRVENSFVGVHINKRGNVYYVSSDYFPYDGTPLKTNSRITEREALSIIYSDLGLKVFPEEYKSELVYYPYENSLILVYKIRFVSEDPLGDFVYYIDAINGSIIERRNELKSVYGYVYGWCFPNTGADGLQKYPMANQYVYIGSSTATTNSSGYYSSSASGNITAYLEGPYVKVFNDDNPPGRAVFTSSGGSVTYSVQNVSYIWDNTSTSTGLTGDDQTKQFTLPFSFPFYGKNYTSVYICTNGFLSFTSNSNKYTPDPIPNTNAPNALIAVFWRDLNPAAGGGSITYYSGSDKFVVTWDNIKNYSNSNRQSFQVVLYPNGNIEFRYKSITNDYTTTIGVENENGTAGVTVPTPSNNTAYRLVPQQGGGGSEVSWEWKYPSDESTEGKHTTEVMVFYHVNKIHDFYKGTFGFTGMDYQIKATVYSHSVDQQYQGANAYYYNGTMHFGRGNSSYQIQNMARSADVIYHEYTHGVVDKIYANAGGLPYSGQSGAMNEAWADYWACTQSGDPVMGEWVMPSQYQRNLQNNYKYPDDWVGEVHDDSRIYSGALWDFRVYTDKTTADRVTWRAYTYYPKDFLAGRNAMIQADKDLYGGSHESQIIQAFARHGIGGSSARYDMRQASYSWVTTSTPTGITGDDQTIKFTLPFSFTFFGSSYSSVYVCSNGWLSFTSNSTSYTPQKMPNSTAPNAVIAPYWRDLYPPDTTQGAKITYASNSSYFAVTWYKIKNYSNANKQTFQAILYKNGTIRFNYQTVTDEQMTSVGIEDANGANAYLYAYGTGSVLPRSNSAIEFVPQSQVSVFASSGDKGDIKFIGNREAYELIENPYSKFDIYDITGRKLSVSEFKKIKNKAAGVYFFIPYNYREKNINKVVIVK from the coding sequence ATGTATTTATTCTTTCTTATATCTTTTATCTCTTTAAATGGAGATTTTAACAGGGTTTATACTCCTTCAAAAGAACTTTTAAAACCCTGTGCTAAGTATGCACCCTCTTATGCAACTGAAATTTTAAATTCTGAGTTTGGGAACAGTGTAGATGTATTATTTGGTAATTTTGGGTTTCCAAGACTTATTTCAAATTTTGAGCTCTCTGTTCCAGGGAAAAATGGACTTGAAAAAGCATATAACTTCTTGAGTTTGAAAGGGGAAGTATTAGGAATAGATTATAAGTATCTTTCCTTAATAAATAGTATAGAAGATGAGTTAGGTTATACTCATGTAAGTTTTGAGGAAGTTATAAATGGAATAAGAGTTGAAAATTCTTTTGTAGGAGTTCATATAAATAAGAGAGGTAATGTTTATTATGTCTCCTCTGATTACTTTCCTTATGATGGGACTCCTCTTAAAACTAATTCAAGAATAACAGAAAGAGAGGCTTTAAGTATTATTTATTCTGATTTAGGTTTGAAGGTTTTTCCAGAAGAGTATAAGAGCGAACTTGTTTATTATCCCTATGAAAATTCCCTTATTCTTGTGTACAAAATAAGGTTTGTTTCAGAAGATCCGCTTGGTGATTTTGTATATTATATTGATGCTATCAATGGTTCAATTATTGAGAGAAGAAATGAATTAAAATCTGTTTATGGCTATGTATATGGATGGTGTTTCCCAAATACCGGTGCTGACGGACTTCAGAAGTATCCAATGGCAAACCAGTATGTTTACATTGGTTCTTCAACTGCAACAACAAATTCAAGTGGATACTATTCAAGTTCAGCTTCTGGAAACATAACAGCTTATCTTGAAGGTCCCTATGTTAAAGTTTTTAACGATGATAATCCACCTGGAAGAGCAGTTTTTACTTCTTCTGGAGGGTCGGTAACATATAGTGTTCAAAACGTATCTTACATATGGGATAATACATCCACTTCAACTGGTTTAACAGGTGATGATCAGACAAAGCAGTTTACTCTTCCCTTTTCTTTCCCCTTCTATGGAAAGAATTATACATCAGTTTATATTTGCACAAATGGATTTTTAAGTTTTACTTCCAATTCAAACAAGTATACACCTGACCCTATTCCCAATACCAATGCTCCAAATGCTCTTATAGCTGTTTTCTGGAGAGACCTTAATCCTGCTGCAGGCGGTGGTTCAATAACCTATTATTCTGGTTCAGATAAGTTTGTTGTTACCTGGGATAACATTAAAAATTACAGTAATTCAAACAGACAGAGTTTTCAGGTGGTTTTGTATCCTAATGGTAATATAGAATTTAGATATAAGTCAATAACCAATGACTATACAACTACAATTGGTGTTGAAAATGAAAACGGAACAGCTGGTGTTACAGTTCCAACACCTTCAAATAATACTGCATATAGATTAGTTCCACAACAGGGTGGAGGAGGAAGTGAAGTTTCATGGGAGTGGAAGTATCCTTCTGACGAATCAACAGAGGGAAAACATACAACTGAGGTTATGGTGTTTTATCATGTGAACAAAATACATGATTTTTATAAAGGAACCTTCGGTTTTACAGGAATGGATTATCAGATCAAAGCAACTGTTTATTCTCACTCAGTGGACCAGCAGTATCAGGGAGCTAATGCCTATTATTACAATGGAACAATGCATTTTGGAAGGGGAAATTCAAGTTATCAAATTCAGAATATGGCAAGGTCTGCTGATGTTATATACCATGAATACACGCATGGAGTTGTAGATAAAATTTATGCAAATGCAGGTGGTTTGCCATATAGTGGACAGTCAGGCGCTATGAATGAAGCATGGGCTGATTACTGGGCATGCACTCAATCAGGTGACCCTGTTATGGGAGAATGGGTTATGCCATCCCAGTATCAGAGGAATTTACAGAATAACTATAAATATCCTGATGACTGGGTGGGGGAGGTTCATGATGATTCAAGAATTTATTCAGGTGCATTATGGGATTTCAGGGTCTATACTGATAAAACAACTGCTGATAGAGTAACATGGAGAGCTTATACCTATTATCCAAAAGACTTTCTTGCAGGTAGAAATGCAATGATTCAGGCTGATAAGGATCTCTATGGAGGTTCTCATGAAAGTCAAATAATTCAAGCTTTTGCAAGACACGGGATAGGTGGTTCAAGTGCACGGTATGATATGAGACAGGCTTCTTATTCTTGGGTTACAACTTCAACACCAACAGGAATAACAGGTGATGATCAAACAATCAAGTTCACCCTTCCCTTCTCATTCACTTTCTTTGGTTCCTCTTACTCCTCAGTATATGTATGCAGTAATGGATGGCTCTCCTTCACCTCAAATTCTACATCCTATACACCTCAGAAGATGCCCAATTCCACAGCTCCCAATGCAGTTATTGCTCCTTACTGGAGGGACCTCTATCCACCTGATACCACACAGGGTGCAAAGATAACCTATGCTTCTAATTCATCATATTTTGCTGTAACCTGGTATAAAATTAAGAATTATTCTAATGCTAACAAACAAACCTTTCAGGCAATACTTTACAAAAATGGAACAATAAGGTTTAATTATCAGACTGTTACTGATGAACAGATGACTTCAGTCGGAATAGAAGATGCAAATGGAGCTAATGCTTACCTTTATGCTTATGGAACAGGTAGTGTACTTCCAAGGAGTAACTCAGCAATAGAATTTGTTCCTCAATCCCAGGTTAGTGTCTTTGCATCATCTGGAGATAAGGGAGATATTAAGTTTATTGGTAACAGGGAAGCTTATGAACTTATTGAAAACCCCTATTCAAAATTTGATATATATGATATTACAGGTAGAAAGTTAAGTGTTTCAGAATTCAAGAAGATTAAAAATAAGGCTGCAGGAGTTTACTTCTTTATTCCTTATAATTACAGAGAGAAAAACATAAATAAGGTTGTGATTGTAAAATGA
- a CDS encoding Flp family type IVb pilin — MKIIKREEGAAAIEYALIIGVIALFSYAAWKMLGFVLRLVVMRLLYVLLW, encoded by the coding sequence ATGAAAATCATAAAAAGGGAAGAGGGTGCTGCTGCTATCGAGTATGCTCTTATTATAGGAGTTATTGCCCTATTTTCTTACGCAGCCTGGAAAATGTTAGGTTTTGTTTTAAGACTTGTTGTAATGAGGCTTTTATATGTTTTATTATGGTAA
- a CDS encoding Flp family type IVb pilin → MGFKSPFLFFDMKGILDCEKGATAVEYAMIIGLIALFSFAAYRALGQEVWRIIYEMWRKMSKDISAGGE, encoded by the coding sequence ATGGGGTTCAAATCCCCTTTTCTTTTTTTTGATATGAAAGGTATTTTAGATTGTGAAAAAGGAGCAACAGCTGTCGAATACGCAATGATTATAGGGCTTATAGCCTTATTTTCATTTGCTGCTTATAGAGCTTTGGGTCAAGAAGTTTGGAGGATAATATATGAAATGTGGAGAAAGATGTCCAAGGATATATCAGCGGGGGGTGAATAA